A DNA window from Brachionichthys hirsutus isolate HB-005 chromosome 10, CSIRO-AGI_Bhir_v1, whole genome shotgun sequence contains the following coding sequences:
- the sms gene encoding spermine synthase, translating to MAMQHYILDFVLSRPVDPAATVPGLLSIFHEQKMTETVHDMKGHGYVATLVGEKGRVALLRVHSHGMVTIDVQCYEDDDIAQLDKLITTLESKLKVLLNGNITRIKRLPAISRGAKIDRYWPTADGRLVEYDIDQVLYDEDSAYQNIKILHSKQYGNILVLNGDVNMAESDLTYTQAIMGNGKENFEGKDVLILGGGDGGILAEMVKQKPKMITMLEIDQKVIDGCRMHMRETCGDVLDNLKGDCYQVLVEDCVPVLKKYVEEGRMFDYIVNDLTAIPISTEPDEDSTWDFLRLILDLSIKVLHPSGKYFTQGNGANLTEALGLFEEQLGKLSCPVEFSKHMACVPSYLELWVFYTVWKK from the exons ATGGCAATGCAACATTACATTCTCGACTTCGTCCTTTCTCGGCCAG TTGACCCTGCTGCAACAGTTCCGGGTTTGCTGTCCATATTTCATGAGCAAAAAATGACAGAGACTGTCCATGACATGAAAGGGCATGGATACGTTGCCACACTCGTCGGCGAGAAGGGCcg GGTTGCCCTTCTGCGAGTGCACTCCCATGGGATGGTCACCATTGATGTACAGTGTTACGAGGATGATGACATTGCACAGCTAGATAAA CTTATAACCACACTGGAAAGCAAGTTAAAGGTTCTCTTGAATGGCAACATAACACGGATTAAAAG attaCCAGCCATTTCCCGAGGAGCAAAAATTGATCGTTACTGGCCCACAGCTGACGGCAGACTGGTCGAGTATGACATTGACCAGGTGCTGTACGATGAAGACTCTGCATAccaaaacataaaaatactgCACTCAAAGCAGTATGGAAATATCCTAGTTCTCAATGGAGACGTTA ACATGGCAGAGAGTGATTTGACCTACACCCAAGCCATCATGGGCAATGGGAAAGAGAATTTCGAGGGAAAGGATGTGCTGATATTAGGAGGAGGCGATGGAGGCATCCTTGCCGAGATGGTCAAACAAAAGCCAAAGATGATCACCATGTTGGAG ATTGACCAGAAGGTGATAGATGGGTGTAGGATGCACATGAGAGAAACATGTGGTGACGTCCTTGACAACCTGAAGGGGGACTGTTATCAA GTACTGGTTGAAGACTGTGTTCCTGTGCTGAAGAAGTATGTCGAGGAGGGGAGGATGTTTGATTATATAGTTAATGACCTCACCGCCATCCCAATTTCCACTGAGCCAGATGAag ACTCTACATGGGACTTCCTGCGACTCATCTTGGATCTGTCCATTAAAGTTTTACATCCCTCTGGAAAGTATTTCACACAG GGTAATGGCGCGAACTTGACAGAAGCACTGGGTTTGTTTGAGGAGCAGCTGGGAAAGCTATCGTGTCCCGTGGAGTTCTCCAAACACATGGCTTGTGTGCCCTCCTACTTGGAATT ATGGGTTTTCTACACGGTATGGAAGAAGTGA